One region of uncultured Desulfovibrio sp. genomic DNA includes:
- the ilvC gene encoding ketol-acid reductoisomerase → MSQFGEIYRDEDVDISVLHGKTIAIIGYGSQGKAQGKSLRDSGINVIVGVGDKTVHNSWKDAEADGFAVYDIEEAVKQADIVHILLQDPAQPAVYYSSIHAHLRPGQTLSFAHGFAILYGTIKPPKDVDVILFVPNGPGPVVRRKFKEGSGIYGAVAVDQDASGHAADTALAIAKGVGSTRVGTIKLSFQHETEGDNFEEQVLYGGAIQLMRSIYKVMTDNGYPASFAYAKAVRSIRSIIDDIDEVGVEEYLTRRASRTCEFAVRTSGPRVINEDAIQQIFEETEKGIFARNWLNEFNLGMPTLNRMRRTWADSDMERTGKLFRDKFGMS, encoded by the coding sequence ATGTCACAGTTTGGCGAAATTTACCGGGACGAAGACGTTGATATTTCCGTGCTGCACGGCAAGACCATTGCCATCATCGGCTACGGCAGCCAGGGCAAGGCTCAGGGCAAAAGCCTGCGCGACAGCGGCATCAACGTGATTGTGGGCGTTGGCGACAAGACCGTGCACAACAGCTGGAAGGACGCCGAGGCCGACGGCTTTGCCGTGTACGACATCGAGGAGGCGGTCAAACAAGCTGATATCGTTCATATTCTGCTGCAAGACCCGGCCCAGCCCGCTGTGTACTATTCTTCCATCCACGCCCACCTGCGCCCCGGTCAGACCCTCAGCTTTGCGCACGGCTTTGCCATCCTCTACGGTACCATCAAGCCGCCCAAGGATGTGGACGTCATCCTGTTTGTGCCCAACGGCCCCGGCCCGGTGGTGCGCCGCAAGTTCAAGGAAGGCTCGGGCATCTACGGCGCGGTGGCCGTTGATCAGGACGCCAGCGGCCATGCCGCCGACACTGCCCTTGCCATTGCCAAGGGCGTGGGCAGCACCCGCGTGGGCACCATCAAGCTCTCGTTCCAGCACGAAACCGAGGGCGACAATTTTGAAGAGCAGGTGCTCTACGGTGGGGCTATTCAGCTCATGCGCTCCATCTACAAGGTCATGACCGATAACGGCTATCCGGCTTCCTTCGCCTATGCCAAGGCCGTGCGCTCCATCCGCTCCATCATTGACGATATCGATGAAGTGGGCGTGGAAGAATACCTCACGCGGCGGGCCAGCCGCACGTGTGAATTTGCCGTGCGCACATCCGGCCCGCGCGTCATCAACGAAGATGCCATCCAACAAATTTTTGAAGAAACGGAAAAAGGCATCTTTGCCCGTAACTGGCTGAATGAATTCAATCTGGGCATGCCCACCCTCAACCGCATGCGCCGCACCTGGGCCGATTCGGACATGGAGCGCACCGGCAAACTGTTCCGCGACAAATTCGGCATGTCATAG
- a CDS encoding M20 family metallo-hydrolase → MNSVRVDKARLQNRMEAISAFGATAGGGVTRLALSDADKDARQQLSAWLKELGCEIHVDGMGNIFAVLPGKDRSLPPVMTGSHGDSQPLGGRFDGMLGVVAGVEVVNALRDAGVTLLRDLVVADWTNEEGSRFTPGCSGSGVWAGKLAQQDMYALKDQQGLTLGGELTRIGFRGDSSYFPRPVHAAFELHIEQGPVLEEKSIPIGIPQGIVCLRWYNVRVQGVPNHAGPTPMTSRQDAIYAFSLMAARIFEIARSSGQVVATVGEVHASPNSRNVIAGDVQFTIDVRGWDEAATDDVCLRIESALAEAAQLAGCEVTPERIWQVSRVPFDQRLRGMVREAATNLGLPCLDMVSGASHDMIYIAQVAPGAMIFVPSMGGRSHAEVENTSWEDCAAGADVLLHCLMRAGNEPG, encoded by the coding sequence ATGAACTCTGTGCGTGTAGACAAAGCGCGGCTGCAAAACCGCATGGAAGCAATATCTGCATTCGGGGCAACTGCGGGCGGCGGCGTCACCCGACTGGCCCTGTCCGATGCAGACAAAGACGCCCGGCAGCAACTCAGCGCATGGCTGAAGGAGCTGGGTTGCGAAATCCATGTGGACGGCATGGGCAACATCTTTGCCGTGCTGCCGGGCAAGGACAGAAGCCTGCCCCCGGTGATGACAGGTTCTCACGGCGATTCCCAGCCGCTCGGCGGTCGTTTTGACGGCATGCTGGGCGTTGTGGCTGGCGTGGAGGTTGTGAACGCTCTGCGCGATGCGGGCGTGACCCTGCTGCGCGATCTGGTGGTGGCCGACTGGACCAACGAGGAAGGTTCCCGCTTCACCCCCGGCTGCTCCGGCTCCGGCGTATGGGCTGGCAAGCTGGCGCAACAAGATATGTACGCCCTCAAAGACCAGCAAGGCCTTACCCTTGGCGGGGAGCTCACACGCATCGGCTTCCGGGGCGATTCCAGTTATTTCCCCCGCCCTGTACACGCGGCCTTTGAACTGCACATAGAACAGGGGCCTGTGCTGGAAGAGAAAAGCATCCCCATCGGCATACCACAGGGCATTGTGTGCCTGCGCTGGTACAATGTGCGCGTGCAGGGCGTGCCCAACCATGCCGGGCCAACGCCCATGACCAGCAGGCAGGATGCCATATACGCCTTTTCGCTCATGGCAGCGCGCATCTTTGAGATCGCCCGCAGTTCCGGCCAGGTGGTTGCCACTGTGGGCGAAGTGCATGCTTCGCCCAATTCACGCAACGTCATTGCCGGGGATGTGCAGTTCACCATCGACGTGCGCGGCTGGGACGAAGCCGCCACGGATGATGTGTGCCTACGCATCGAGTCCGCGCTGGCCGAAGCTGCGCAACTGGCGGGGTGTGAGGTTACGCCCGAACGCATCTGGCAGGTTTCGCGCGTGCCCTTTGACCAGCGCCTGCGCGGAATGGTGCGCGAGGCTGCGACCAACCTTGGCCTGCCCTGCCTGGACATGGTCTCCGGAGCATCGCACGACATGATTTATATTGCTCAGGTTGCGCCGGGAGCCATGATATTTGTGCCCAGTATGGGCGGGCGCAGCCATGCCGAGGTAGAAAACACCTCGTGGGAAGACTGCGCGGCAGGCGCTGACGTGCTGCTGCACTGTCTGATGCGCGCGGGCAACGAACCCGGCTAG
- the ruvX gene encoding Holliday junction resolvase RuvX, with the protein MKFVAVDYGLARTGLAASDPEGRLAFPLATLRLEDFTDRKAFLAALAERIAEAGAEAVVVGLPLTLDGEETMTTRQIRNVTERLKRRVPLPFFFMIEALSSEEAWADLREAGLEMRKRKAVLDQQAAVRILSSFLSLAPQDRRPA; encoded by the coding sequence GTGAAATTCGTTGCCGTTGATTACGGTCTGGCCCGCACGGGCCTTGCCGCATCCGACCCTGAAGGACGGCTGGCCTTTCCGCTGGCTACCTTGCGGCTTGAAGATTTTACCGACCGCAAGGCCTTTCTGGCCGCCCTTGCCGAGCGCATTGCCGAGGCCGGGGCAGAAGCGGTGGTGGTAGGTTTGCCCCTGACCCTTGATGGGGAAGAAACCATGACCACGCGCCAGATACGCAACGTGACCGAGCGCCTTAAGCGCCGGGTGCCGCTGCCTTTTTTCTTTATGATTGAGGCGCTGAGTTCCGAAGAAGCCTGGGCCGACCTGCGCGAGGCCGGTCTGGAAATGCGCAAACGCAAGGCAGTGCTTGACCAGCAGGCCGCCGTGCGCATTCTTTCTTCCTTTCTTTCGCTTGCGCCCCAAGACCGGAGACCCGCATGA
- the rnhA gene encoding ribonuclease HI: MQKVTIHTDGSCLGNPGPGGWAAVLKLDDQDYRKEFAGGYKLTTNNRMEILAVVEALSQLQTPCEVELYSDSKYVCDSIEKRWVWGWQKKGWIKSDKKPALNVDLWKRLLPLLSTHKVRMRWLKGHAGHPENERCDVLARAEAGRRDLPPDTGYNP, encoded by the coding sequence ATGCAGAAAGTGACCATTCATACTGACGGCTCATGCCTGGGCAATCCCGGCCCCGGCGGATGGGCCGCCGTACTCAAACTTGACGATCAGGACTACCGCAAGGAATTTGCCGGAGGCTACAAGCTGACCACCAACAACCGCATGGAAATCCTGGCGGTTGTGGAAGCCCTGAGCCAGTTGCAAACCCCCTGCGAAGTCGAGCTCTACTCCGACTCAAAATACGTCTGCGACAGCATTGAAAAGCGTTGGGTCTGGGGCTGGCAGAAAAAGGGCTGGATCAAGAGCGACAAAAAGCCCGCCCTCAATGTGGATCTGTGGAAGCGCCTGCTGCCCCTGCTTTCCACCCACAAGGTGCGCATGCGCTGGCTGAAAGGCCATGCCGGGCACCCTGAGAACGAACGTTGCGACGTTCTGGCCCGCGCAGAAGCTGGCCGCAGGGATCTGCCCCCCGACACGGGCTATAATCCCTAG
- a CDS encoding C-GCAxxG-C-C family protein translates to MSTPPELEEVQEDFNMGIICAQQVLAHFADRLGLTEETALRIASAFGSGMGKAEVCGCVSGSLMVIGMMYGPSGPCPRPQKEAFYARRDAFTEAFAKAHGSLQCRGVLGHDITTPEGMAAVKQNNLFIKTCAPLVCHTCALLEDYL, encoded by the coding sequence ATGAGCACCCCTCCTGAACTTGAAGAAGTGCAAGAAGACTTTAACATGGGCATTATCTGCGCGCAGCAGGTGCTGGCCCACTTTGCAGACAGGCTTGGCCTGACGGAAGAAACAGCCCTGCGCATTGCCTCGGCCTTCGGCTCAGGCATGGGCAAGGCCGAGGTATGCGGCTGCGTTTCCGGCTCGCTCATGGTCATAGGCATGATGTACGGCCCGAGCGGCCCATGCCCGCGCCCGCAGAAAGAGGCCTTCTACGCCCGGCGCGACGCCTTTACCGAAGCTTTTGCCAAGGCTCACGGCAGTTTGCAGTGCCGGGGCGTTCTGGGGCATGACATTACCACGCCCGAGGGCATGGCAGCTGTCAAACAGAACAATCTTTTCATCAAAACCTGTGCGCCGCTGGTTTGCCATACCTGCGCGCTGCTCGAAGACTACCTGTAG
- a CDS encoding methyl-accepting chemotaxis protein gives MKLSVKLSLMAGFLMALTIALGLFSLVQMSKINDGTTDINQNWLPSTRYVLNLNVNTSDYRLAQVQLANSPEAQDRARYQARMDTTLKDIEKNKSQYVPLIASAEEKKVYEAFQREWQSYMDISKDVVMLADKGQLEEARDLTRGKTRAIFEKTTAYLEDLVRINTEGSLAASKGCDDLYASAKLLVICLLVASLLAGTATAVVILRGTHKQLGKDPGELNTIALRVVDGDYNIDDGSPKAGVYESIVAMVAALKSHIDHAKEESHKAQEAAEQARKAQIVAEEATARAETARKEGLLDAATQLEGVVNVIASASEELSAQIEQSSHGAEQQAHRIADTATAVEEMNATVIEVAKNAGAGANLSASTQSKAKEGDDVTTKCRRAMDEVQAETIGLKTNMDTLSVHAQAINEIMTVISDIADQTNLLALNAAIEAARAGEAGRGFAVVADEVRKLAEKTMSSTQDVGKAIQAIQESSKEGVRRMDQAVGKVNLAADLAEKCGAALAEILSLAEQTADQVRSIATASEEQSASSEEIARSVEHVNTIASETSQAMGEASKAVSELAAQAQNLARIITQLKNS, from the coding sequence ATGAAGTTGAGTGTCAAGTTATCCTTGATGGCAGGTTTTTTAATGGCTCTGACAATTGCGCTTGGGCTTTTCAGCCTTGTGCAAATGTCAAAGATCAATGACGGCACAACAGACATCAATCAAAACTGGCTCCCCTCCACCAGGTATGTATTGAATCTCAACGTTAATACATCAGATTATCGCCTCGCCCAGGTGCAGCTTGCCAACAGCCCTGAGGCACAGGACAGGGCTCGCTATCAGGCCAGAATGGACACCACGCTCAAAGATATTGAAAAGAACAAGTCGCAGTACGTGCCGCTCATTGCTTCAGCAGAAGAAAAAAAGGTCTACGAGGCTTTCCAGCGCGAATGGCAAAGCTACATGGATATTTCAAAAGATGTGGTCATGCTTGCCGACAAAGGACAACTGGAAGAAGCGCGCGACCTCACCCGTGGCAAAACCCGGGCTATTTTTGAAAAAACCACGGCCTACCTGGAAGATCTTGTCCGCATAAATACCGAGGGCAGCCTGGCCGCCAGCAAGGGTTGTGATGACTTGTACGCCTCGGCCAAACTTTTGGTTATCTGCCTGCTGGTGGCCTCTCTTCTGGCGGGAACCGCCACAGCGGTTGTCATCCTGCGCGGCACCCACAAGCAGCTGGGCAAAGACCCCGGCGAACTGAACACCATTGCCCTGCGGGTTGTGGACGGCGACTACAACATTGACGATGGCAGCCCCAAGGCTGGCGTGTACGAATCCATTGTAGCCATGGTTGCGGCCCTCAAGAGCCACATTGACCACGCCAAGGAAGAATCCCACAAGGCTCAGGAAGCTGCGGAACAGGCCCGCAAGGCACAGATTGTGGCCGAAGAAGCCACCGCGCGGGCAGAAACAGCCCGCAAGGAAGGCCTGCTTGACGCCGCCACCCAGCTTGAAGGCGTGGTCAACGTCATCGCATCAGCCTCTGAAGAACTTTCCGCCCAGATAGAGCAGTCTTCGCACGGCGCTGAGCAGCAGGCCCACCGCATTGCGGACACCGCCACCGCAGTGGAAGAAATGAATGCCACGGTCATTGAGGTTGCCAAGAACGCCGGAGCCGGTGCAAACCTGTCCGCATCCACACAGAGCAAGGCCAAGGAAGGCGATGATGTAACCACAAAGTGTCGGCGAGCCATGGACGAGGTTCAGGCCGAAACAATAGGTCTCAAAACCAACATGGACACTCTTTCTGTCCACGCACAGGCCATCAACGAAATTATGACTGTTATCTCGGACATCGCCGACCAGACAAACCTGCTGGCCCTGAACGCGGCGATTGAAGCTGCGCGCGCTGGCGAGGCGGGCCGTGGCTTTGCCGTTGTGGCAGACGAAGTGCGCAAACTGGCAGAAAAAACCATGTCCTCCACACAGGATGTGGGCAAGGCCATTCAGGCCATTCAGGAAAGTTCCAAAGAAGGTGTGCGCCGTATGGACCAGGCGGTTGGCAAGGTAAACCTTGCTGCCGATCTTGCCGAAAAATGCGGTGCCGCGCTTGCGGAAATTCTCAGCCTTGCGGAGCAGACAGCTGATCAGGTGCGCAGTATCGCCACCGCCAGCGAGGAGCAGTCCGCTTCCTCTGAAGAAATCGCCCGCTCGGTGGAGCACGTCAATACCATTGCGTCTGAGACATCACAGGCAATGGGCGAAGCCAGCAAGGCTGTTTCCGAACTTGCGGCGCAGGCCCAGAACCTGGCCCGCATCATAACCCAGCTCAAAAATTCCTAA
- the allE gene encoding (S)-ureidoglycine aminohydrolase — MAYPEGLLKTRAVIRPGEYAVIPPEGRVRNVIPGIEGCNMSIIASPKLGASFVQYVGTALPGGGTVAPFAQEPGVEAFLYVMDGAEALTAATCGQKHTLAPGGYVFAPAGKGLEFSNTTNAPVRFLLYKQRYIALHGYEAEAVFGNTATMEERIYEDMANVFIRDLLPTHLGFDMNMHTLSFDPAGCHPFVETHVQEHGAYLLEGEGIYLLGAEWIQVQKEDFIFFGPYTPQAVYATGRGRLTYIYSKDCNRDVAL; from the coding sequence ATGGCTTATCCAGAGGGTTTGCTGAAGACACGGGCCGTCATCCGGCCCGGCGAATATGCGGTCATTCCGCCGGAAGGTCGGGTGCGCAACGTCATACCCGGCATTGAGGGCTGCAACATGTCCATCATTGCCTCCCCCAAACTGGGCGCGAGTTTTGTGCAGTATGTAGGCACCGCCCTGCCCGGCGGGGGTACCGTTGCCCCCTTTGCGCAGGAGCCGGGCGTGGAAGCCTTTTTATATGTCATGGACGGCGCGGAAGCGCTGACCGCAGCCACCTGCGGGCAGAAGCACACTCTGGCCCCCGGCGGCTACGTGTTTGCCCCTGCGGGAAAAGGCCTTGAATTTAGCAACACCACCAATGCCCCAGTGCGCTTTCTGCTCTACAAGCAGCGCTACATAGCCCTGCACGGGTACGAAGCCGAAGCAGTATTCGGCAATACCGCAACAATGGAAGAACGCATTTACGAAGACATGGCCAACGTGTTTATCCGCGATCTGCTGCCCACCCATCTGGGCTTTGACATGAACATGCACACCCTCAGCTTTGACCCCGCAGGCTGCCACCCCTTTGTGGAAACCCACGTGCAGGAGCACGGGGCCTACCTGCTGGAGGGCGAAGGCATCTATCTGCTGGGGGCCGAGTGGATTCAGGTGCAGAAGGAAGACTTCATATTCTTTGGCCCCTACACCCCGCAGGCAGTGTACGCCACTGGCAGGGGACGGCTCACATACATCTACTCCAAAGACTGCAACCGCGATGTGGCCCTCTAG
- a CDS encoding transporter substrate-binding domain-containing protein → MQFFPSRLGFILAVMLLTAALPQSLYAQQSGNTLESIKKSGVISIAVPQDFPPFGSVGADMQPVGYDIDTARLIAKSLGVKVKLVPVTSTNRIPYLTTGKVDLVISSLGKNAEREKAIDFSVAYAPFFNGVFGPADLKVATAEDLTGKTIAVTRGAVEDMELTKIAPASTEIRRFEDNSSTIAAYLSGQVQMVATGNVVAASINGQNPAKHLEVKFLIKNSPCYIGLNKNEPELQKAVDDIIIQAKKDGQLEAIAQTWLHTTLPQDF, encoded by the coding sequence ATGCAATTTTTTCCCAGCCGCCTTGGTTTCATCCTGGCCGTCATGCTGCTGACCGCAGCCCTGCCGCAATCCCTTTACGCCCAACAATCGGGCAACACGCTTGAATCAATAAAAAAATCAGGCGTTATCTCCATTGCTGTTCCGCAGGACTTCCCCCCCTTTGGTTCTGTGGGCGCAGACATGCAGCCTGTGGGTTACGACATCGATACTGCCCGGCTTATTGCAAAAAGCCTTGGCGTCAAAGTGAAGCTTGTGCCAGTAACCAGCACAAACCGCATCCCCTACCTTACCACAGGCAAGGTTGATCTGGTCATCTCCTCACTGGGCAAAAACGCCGAACGCGAAAAAGCCATCGACTTTTCAGTGGCCTACGCGCCTTTCTTTAACGGCGTATTTGGCCCCGCCGATCTCAAGGTCGCCACGGCAGAAGATCTGACGGGCAAGACAATTGCGGTGACCCGTGGCGCGGTTGAGGACATGGAACTGACCAAGATTGCGCCCGCATCCACAGAAATCCGCCGTTTTGAGGACAACAGTTCAACCATCGCCGCATATCTTTCCGGCCAGGTGCAGATGGTTGCCACAGGCAACGTTGTGGCGGCTTCCATCAACGGGCAGAACCCGGCCAAACATCTGGAAGTCAAATTCCTCATCAAGAACTCGCCCTGCTACATCGGGCTGAACAAAAACGAGCCGGAACTGCAAAAGGCTGTGGACGACATCATCATCCAGGCAAAGAAGGACGGGCAGCTTGAAGCCATTGCGCAAACATGGCTGCACACCACCCTGCCGCAGGATTTTTAA
- a CDS encoding amino acid ABC transporter permease has product MISFSIWDMVRHLLTGAGWTIVLSVIAFALGGFMGLIVLFVRISPKAQLRALAVTYIEFFQDTPLLMQFFLIFFGLALFGVDISPLAAATLGLTFFTSAYLAEIWRGCVEALPKGQWEASACLAMNRYEQLRHVILPQALRIAIPPTVGFSVQVVKGTAVASIIGLVEITKTGTMIANATFKPLLVYGLVAAGYFLMCYPLSAFARCIERRLHVAGRR; this is encoded by the coding sequence ATGATCAGCTTCTCCATCTGGGATATGGTGCGCCATCTGCTGACGGGCGCGGGCTGGACAATCGTTTTATCCGTCATCGCTTTCGCTCTTGGCGGATTCATGGGCCTTATTGTGCTGTTTGTACGCATTTCGCCCAAGGCACAGCTGCGCGCCCTGGCCGTGACGTACATTGAGTTTTTTCAGGATACGCCGCTGCTTATGCAGTTTTTTCTCATCTTTTTCGGGCTGGCCCTGTTTGGCGTGGATATTTCGCCCCTGGCCGCCGCTACGTTGGGTCTTACGTTCTTTACCAGCGCGTACCTTGCTGAAATCTGGCGCGGATGTGTTGAGGCGCTGCCCAAGGGTCAGTGGGAGGCATCGGCGTGCCTCGCCATGAACCGTTACGAGCAGCTGCGTCACGTCATTCTGCCCCAGGCCTTGCGCATAGCCATCCCCCCGACTGTGGGCTTTTCAGTACAGGTCGTCAAAGGAACAGCCGTGGCCTCGATCATCGGCCTTGTGGAAATAACCAAAACCGGGACCATGATCGCCAACGCAACCTTCAAGCCGCTGCTGGTCTACGGCCTTGTGGCTGCGGGTTATTTTCTCATGTGCTATCCGCTTTCGGCCTTTGCCCGCTGCATCGAAAGGAGGCTCCATGTCGCTGGTCGTCGTTGA
- a CDS encoding FadR/GntR family transcriptional regulator, which yields MWKSSSEEAAESILSMILHNNWQEGHKLPPQRALAESLGVSRPTVREALVILETMGKVTIQPGKGVFLVTRAQESLPVAPVTRFDRSFIAGKETQIFQFRHAIEPAIAALVALNATQAQLDDMAAMLDDMKQASVRGDVQLFAQLDFAFHTQMIEAANNPFFIEAMRPFFDLFSESQRLPFSNQEGLVDTMREHAVLLEHLRSRNSHGARLAMEEHVVATAARAGVRISSW from the coding sequence ATGTGGAAGTCTAGCTCGGAAGAAGCTGCTGAAAGCATTTTATCAATGATTTTGCATAATAACTGGCAAGAAGGGCATAAATTGCCCCCGCAGCGCGCGCTTGCGGAATCTCTTGGGGTCAGCCGTCCTACGGTGCGCGAAGCTCTGGTTATTCTGGAGACCATGGGCAAGGTGACCATTCAGCCCGGCAAGGGCGTATTCCTTGTGACACGCGCGCAGGAGAGCCTGCCTGTGGCACCTGTCACGCGGTTTGACCGGTCATTTATTGCGGGCAAAGAAACGCAGATTTTTCAGTTCAGGCACGCCATAGAGCCAGCCATTGCCGCCCTTGTGGCCCTGAACGCTACGCAGGCCCAGCTTGACGACATGGCAGCCATGCTTGACGACATGAAGCAGGCCAGCGTGCGCGGTGACGTGCAGCTTTTTGCCCAACTGGATTTCGCCTTTCATACCCAGATGATTGAAGCGGCAAACAATCCTTTTTTCATTGAGGCCATGCGCCCGTTTTTTGATCTGTTTTCTGAAAGCCAGCGGTTGCCTTTTTCCAATCAGGAAGGGCTGGTGGACACCATGCGTGAACATGCGGTTCTGCTGGAACATCTCCGGTCGCGGAACTCGCACGGGGCGCGTTTGGCTATGGAAGAGCACGTTGTCGCCACTGCCGCCAGAGCAGGAGTGCGTATTTCTTCTTGGTGA
- a CDS encoding amino acid ABC transporter ATP-binding protein: MSLVVVDELHKQFGETKVLRGVNLTVEEGDVVAVIGRSGSGKSTFLRILNGLETFDAGFVRIDGDRVHGLENDLRPLRLKVGMVFQQFNLFPHLTAGENVMLAPRIVKKEPEAEVRELAAEMLARVGLADKFNAFPDQLSGGQQQRVAIARALAMRPKMLLCDEITSALDPELVGEVLEVVRKLAAEGMTLIMVTHEMRFAREVGNKLVFMHQGKVHEAGAPKALFAKPGTPELASFIQTVN; encoded by the coding sequence ATGTCGCTGGTCGTCGTTGATGAACTGCACAAGCAGTTCGGTGAAACCAAGGTGCTGCGTGGGGTCAACCTCACGGTGGAAGAAGGCGACGTTGTGGCCGTCATTGGCCGCAGCGGATCTGGCAAGAGCACGTTTCTACGTATTCTTAACGGGCTGGAAACCTTTGATGCGGGTTTTGTGAGAATTGACGGAGATCGTGTCCATGGGCTGGAAAACGATTTGCGCCCACTGCGGCTCAAAGTGGGCATGGTCTTTCAGCAGTTCAACCTCTTTCCCCACCTTACAGCGGGGGAAAATGTCATGCTGGCCCCGCGCATTGTCAAAAAAGAGCCCGAGGCCGAAGTGCGGGAGCTTGCCGCAGAAATGCTCGCGCGGGTGGGCCTTGCCGACAAATTCAACGCCTTTCCCGATCAGTTGTCTGGCGGGCAGCAGCAGCGGGTGGCCATTGCCCGCGCGCTTGCCATGCGCCCCAAGATGTTGCTGTGCGATGAAATAACCTCCGCCCTTGATCCCGAGCTGGTGGGCGAAGTGCTTGAGGTTGTGCGCAAGCTTGCGGCAGAAGGCATGACCCTGATCATGGTCACGCACGAAATGCGCTTTGCACGTGAAGTAGGCAACAAACTGGTGTTCATGCACCAGGGCAAGGTTCATGAGGCCGGGGCCCCCAAGGCGCTTTTTGCCAAGCCCGGCACTCCGGAGCTGGCTTCGTTCATCCAGACGGTGAACTGA
- a CDS encoding site-2 protease family protein — MLNLDLSQVLSTLAVAAVPALLGIILHEVAHGWVAFRCGDPTAKVMGRLTLNPLPHIDPMGLLAFVLTSLSGAFVFGWAKPVPVNPRYFRNPAKDMMLVALAGPLTNFLLAGLFGLLLWAVLHVFPPQQWMDSTSYVFALKTIQTGVIINFGLGWLNLMPIPPLDGSKVVAYFLPPNAAYRYLSVERYGFVILLLLLFTGALGLVLGPLVSGSALGLLSLLGII, encoded by the coding sequence ATGCTGAACCTAGACCTTTCCCAGGTGCTGAGCACCCTGGCCGTAGCCGCTGTACCCGCTCTCCTGGGCATCATTCTGCACGAAGTGGCCCACGGATGGGTGGCCTTTCGCTGCGGCGACCCTACCGCAAAAGTCATGGGGCGGCTGACCCTGAACCCCCTGCCGCATATTGACCCCATGGGCCTTTTGGCCTTTGTGCTGACAAGCCTTTCCGGGGCCTTTGTGTTCGGCTGGGCCAAGCCAGTGCCAGTCAATCCCCGTTACTTCCGCAATCCCGCAAAAGACATGATGCTGGTAGCCCTTGCCGGGCCGCTCACAAACTTTTTGCTGGCAGGGCTTTTTGGCCTTTTGCTGTGGGCGGTGCTGCATGTTTTTCCACCGCAACAATGGATGGACAGCACAAGTTACGTCTTTGCGCTCAAGACCATCCAGACGGGCGTAATCATTAATTTCGGGCTGGGCTGGCTCAATCTGATGCCCATTCCTCCGCTGGACGGCAGCAAGGTTGTGGCCTATTTTCTGCCCCCAAACGCCGCATATCGTTACCTGAGTGTGGAGCGTTACGGATTTGTCATTCTTTTGTTGTTGCTGTTCACCGGGGCGCTTGGGCTTGTGCTTGGTCCGCTGGTCAGCGGCAGCGCCCTTGGCCTGCTGTCGCTGCTGGGCATCATTTAG
- a CDS encoding amino acid ABC transporter permease yields the protein MAYQFTFEPIAANWPLLVQGAALTLTLTAVSATVGLAVGILGAVSREWRLPFLHPFFTAYVECVRNTPFIVQLYFIYFGLPALGVRLNGWEASVLAMVVNLGAYSTEIIRAGVAAVPKGLIEAADSLAMSRWQCLRHVILRPALKTVWPALCSQIVIVMLGSSVCSQIAAEELTFEANLIQSRTFRAFEVYLASTLMYLALAIAVRKSLHAFGKHCIRRGRA from the coding sequence ATGGCCTATCAGTTTACCTTCGAGCCCATTGCGGCAAACTGGCCATTGCTGGTTCAGGGGGCAGCACTGACGCTGACCCTCACGGCGGTCAGCGCCACGGTGGGCCTTGCCGTGGGCATTTTGGGAGCGGTTTCGCGCGAGTGGCGGTTGCCCTTTTTGCACCCGTTTTTTACCGCCTATGTAGAATGCGTCCGCAACACGCCCTTTATTGTGCAATTGTACTTCATATACTTCGGCCTGCCCGCCCTTGGGGTGCGGCTGAACGGATGGGAAGCCTCCGTGCTGGCAATGGTCGTCAACCTTGGCGCATATTCGACCGAGATCATCCGTGCTGGTGTGGCGGCTGTGCCCAAAGGCCTGATTGAAGCCGCAGACTCCCTGGCCATGAGCCGCTGGCAGTGCCTGCGCCACGTGATTCTGCGCCCGGCGCTCAAAACCGTGTGGCCCGCCCTGTGCAGCCAGATTGTCATTGTCATGCTGGGGTCTTCGGTATGTTCACAGATCGCCGCCGAGGAACTGACCTTTGAGGCAAACCTGATCCAGAGCCGTACGTTCCGCGCCTTTGAGGTCTACCTCGCCAGCACCCTCATGTACCTTGCTCTGGCCATCGCAGTACGCAAGAGCCTGCATGCCTTTGGCAAACACTGCATCCGCAGGGGGCGCGCATGA